One Borreliella afzelii genomic window carries:
- a CDS encoding DUF787 family protein: MPKDTISVSLAQNRLVTNNINYYNPLLIYKSSVLASKYLALSVTNFEDLLKKLEIQKGQESDSSKKKIAEEQLIALQKAMGDFFGQDGLKSVDFYVYNQIKEIKDFLKSNLHPFVVFVNEAEDSISGDFEAIRKAYNFIVISTKDNTLVNVLKGKDKSEFKNIIAIYSDNENLHLKFTAMYLHQASIFHAVNPYGMILNSTPIYDDSLIDSLRKSNINFYSLLNETGNDGVLAFKEGVSLSGDPIDEAFTLYYIKNESIKELIRIWNKNSRANSKLSALNLDGSLPNEYTAGLECFFHELKQRGLIVFYKEIKVKINSSQGLSLSLEVALKYNDSFNSVNLIITAQEINEYLRRAS, from the coding sequence ATGCCAAAAGATACAATAAGCGTTAGTTTGGCGCAAAACAGACTGGTTACCAATAATATTAATTATTACAATCCGCTTTTAATCTACAAAAGTAGTGTTTTAGCAAGTAAATATTTGGCATTAAGTGTTACAAATTTTGAAGATCTGCTTAAAAAACTTGAGATACAAAAGGGTCAAGAGTCCGATTCTTCTAAGAAGAAAATAGCAGAGGAGCAGTTAATTGCTTTACAAAAAGCAATGGGTGATTTTTTTGGACAAGACGGACTTAAGTCTGTTGATTTTTATGTTTACAATCAGATTAAAGAGATTAAAGATTTTTTAAAATCCAATTTACATCCGTTTGTAGTTTTTGTAAATGAAGCAGAAGACAGTATTAGTGGTGATTTTGAAGCTATTAGAAAAGCTTACAATTTTATTGTAATTTCCACTAAAGACAATACATTAGTGAATGTTTTAAAAGGTAAAGACAAAAGTGAGTTTAAAAATATTATTGCTATTTACAGCGACAATGAAAATTTGCATCTTAAGTTTACAGCAATGTATTTGCATCAAGCAAGCATTTTCCATGCTGTTAATCCTTATGGGATGATTTTAAATTCTACTCCTATTTATGATGATTCTCTTATTGATTCTCTTAGAAAATCCAATATTAATTTTTATTCTCTTCTAAATGAAACTGGCAATGATGGCGTTTTAGCTTTCAAAGAAGGAGTTAGTCTCTCAGGAGATCCAATTGACGAGGCTTTTACGCTTTATTATATTAAGAATGAATCAATCAAAGAGCTTATTAGGATCTGGAATAAAAACAGTAGAGCTAACAGTAAGCTTAGTGCTTTAAATTTGGACGGCAGTTTACCAAATGAATACACAGCAGGGCTTGAATGTTTTTTCCACGAACTCAAACAAAGAGGTCTTATTGTCTTTTACAAAGAGATTAAAGTCAAGATCAATTCTTCTCAAGGTTTGAGTTTAAGCTTAGAAGTTGCGCTTAAGTATAATGACAGCTTTAATAGTGTTAATTTAATAATCACTGCACAAGAGATAAATGAATATTTAAGGAGAGCATCATAA
- a CDS encoding DUF1463 family protein, producing MKEYYSLDLIFFSFNDNLIDRGILEYSTEPNIMAKASTEDRNFPIPSFRDPRTVVHIFDLEVSKGSFDYKLLTKLSNEQFYGNLSKAQKLKRLVFNDQMGLKIISNSAFFAEIPTRKYSADNDTVKFTIHAINCDVEKAS from the coding sequence ATGAAAGAATATTATTCATTAGATTTAATATTTTTTAGCTTTAATGACAATTTAATAGACAGAGGTATTCTTGAGTACAGTACAGAGCCTAATATAATGGCCAAGGCAAGCACAGAAGACAGAAATTTTCCAATTCCAAGCTTTAGAGATCCAAGAACCGTTGTGCATATTTTTGATTTAGAGGTAAGCAAAGGATCTTTTGATTACAAGCTCTTAACAAAGCTAAGCAATGAGCAATTTTATGGGAATTTATCAAAAGCTCAAAAGTTAAAAAGATTAGTGTTTAACGATCAAATGGGATTAAAAATCATTTCAAATAGTGCATTTTTTGCAGAAATCCCAACTAGAAAGTATTCAGCTGACAATGATACGGTTAAGTTTACAATTCATGCAATCAATTGCGATGTTGAGAAAGCAAGTTAA
- a CDS encoding DUF1473 family protein has translation MRYKLKILTRAKTHTYILKDIPMYEWDNVLGFDVERDELISKLNDLQTLKEITKLMISRGFLDEFYEILNKERRYSELYKYALPTILFSVQYSLFQTIAGFKQPGLVYIESYQDKNGDYIKYDYIDKRWSYDFLITNSNSLGANQEDSLETGLESLLQEGVNE, from the coding sequence ATGAGATATAAGTTAAAAATATTAACCAGAGCCAAAACACATACATACATTTTAAAAGATATTCCTATGTATGAGTGGGACAATGTTTTAGGATTTGATGTTGAGCGAGATGAACTTATTAGCAAGCTTAACGATCTGCAAACATTAAAAGAAATAACTAAATTAATGATCTCAAGGGGATTTTTAGATGAATTTTATGAAATCCTAAACAAAGAGAGAAGATATTCTGAGCTTTATAAGTATGCTCTACCCACAATTCTTTTTTCAGTTCAGTATTCACTTTTCCAAACAATAGCAGGTTTTAAACAACCCGGTTTAGTTTACATTGAAAGTTATCAAGATAAAAACGGCGATTATATTAAGTACGATTACATTGACAAGCGCTGGAGTTATGATTTTTTAATTACAAATAGCAACTCTTTAGGCGCAAATCAAGAAGATTCTCTAGAAACCGGTCTTGAGTCTTTATTGCAAGAAGGTGTTAATGAATAA
- a CDS encoding DUF1322 family protein, producing the protein MNKAEIATNYFKYIDYLTREANKYYFPIVMGICTYKDVKKMRYKELLEVNRVANLKLNKEMYERFLSFSGML; encoded by the coding sequence ATGAATAAGGCAGAGATTGCAACCAATTATTTTAAATACATAGATTATTTGACAAGAGAAGCTAATAAGTACTATTTCCCTATTGTAATGGGCATTTGCACATACAAAGACGTTAAGAAAATGCGCTACAAAGAGCTTTTAGAGGTTAATCGAGTAGCTAATTTAAAGCTTAACAAAGAAATGTACGAACGGTTTTTATCCTTTAGTGGCATGCTTTAA
- a CDS encoding DUF792 family protein, whose protein sequence is MIKKQATRLIEDVVNQISSLSSISNFVLLFPRLDFKGLGYIPQLFFIFVKHDLIEENLSSISSDRAVIDFTNTKSEYVNFNITTRPEIVTINKGILSSIYDKTLLRALKETPFMNSVLEFNSNFIKMQFRQRFNLGVYYSMYSPSVGFHEVVSINLLKLKDTVYLEEVEVSLQLKICKTFNILTYKG, encoded by the coding sequence GTGATTAAAAAACAAGCTACCAGATTAATAGAAGATGTTGTAAATCAAATTTCAAGCTTATCAAGTATTTCTAATTTTGTTTTACTTTTTCCAAGGCTTGATTTTAAAGGACTTGGGTACATTCCCCAACTGTTTTTTATTTTTGTAAAGCATGATCTAATAGAAGAGAATCTCTCAAGCATAAGTTCAGACCGTGCGGTAATTGATTTTACAAATACAAAAAGTGAATATGTGAACTTTAATATTACAACAAGGCCTGAGATTGTAACAATTAATAAAGGGATTTTGTCATCTATTTATGATAAAACTTTACTAAGAGCGCTAAAAGAAACCCCTTTTATGAATAGTGTTTTAGAATTTAATAGTAATTTTATAAAAATGCAATTTAGGCAGAGGTTTAACTTAGGGGTTTATTACAGCATGTACAGTCCTTCAGTAGGATTTCACGAGGTAGTAAGTATTAATTTGTTAAAGCTTAAAGACACAGTTTATTTAGAAGAGGTAGAAGTTAGTTTGCAATTAAAAATTTGCAAAACGTTTAATATTTTAACCTATAAAGGTTAA